ATCACTGGCTTGCTCAACTCTGGTTGCGCTCTGGCGGTACAGAAGATCGGCACCGAGAAAAAGGTGATCTCCATGGCCACGGGTGCTGGCAGCACGGCGCTGACCAACAAGGACTGCAGCCCCTACGGCATCCATTATGTCTATGACACCTACTCTCTGCCCAAGGTTGCCGGCGGTGCCATCGTCGATACCGGCGGCAAAACCTGGTACTTCATCACTGCCGATTATGCCTTCGGACACTCGCTGGAAGAAAACACCTCGGCCTTCGTCAAGGCTCATGGCGGCCAGGTTCTCGGACAGGTTCGTCACCCTCTCTCCACTGCAGATTTCTCCTCCTACCTGCTTCAGGCTCAAGCTTCGGGCGCCAAAGTCATCGGGCTGGCCAATGCGGGCGGCGATTTCATCAACGCCGTCAAGCAGGCGCGGGAATTCGGGATTGTCAAAGGCGGGCAGACCATCGCCGGAATGCTGGTCTTTTTGAGCGATGTGAAGAGCCTCGGTCTTGATGTCGCCCAGGGCATGAATTTCGCCACCAGCTTTTATTGGGATCGTGATGAGCCCTCGCGTGCCTGGTCCAAGCGGTACTTCGCCAAAACCGGCGCCATGCCGACAATGGATCAGGCCGGCGTTTACTCAGCGACTACCAACTACCTTAAAGCGATTCAGGCGGCCGGTACCGACAATGCCGACGCGGTCATGAAGCAGCTGCGTTCGATGAAGATCGACGACTTCTTCTCGATTAATGGCCACCTGCGCGCCGACGGCACCATGGTTCACGACATGTTTTTGGTTGAAGTAAAGAAACCCTCCGAATCAAAGGGCCCCTGGGATCTCCTCAAGGTCATCAAACAGGTCCCAGGCGACGAGGCGTTTATGCCGATGTCCGAGGGAAGTTGTCCGCTGGTTAAGTAGGAACCACAAAATCAATACGATGTGCGCACCGGGACGAATCCTGCTTCGTCCCGGTGCTGAGCGTAATCCGGAGACGGTGTCATGCATTTATCCTATCAGATGGTTTTAGCACAGCTGATGCTGGGTCTTAACAATGGCGCCTTTTACGCCATTCTTAGTCTGGGACTCGCTGTTATCTTCGGACTGCTGAATATTATTAATTTCGCTCATGGGGCGCTCTACATGCTCGGCGCCTTTGTTGCCTTGCTCGGTTACAATGAACTGGGTCCTTTGCTCGGCATGCCCGGTTTTCACATGAACTACTGGACCGCCCTGATCGTCTCACCACTGGTGGTTGGACTGCTGGGGGTACTTATCGAAAAGACCATGCTCAAGCGTTTGTACAAGGTTGACCACCTGTATGGATTGCTGCTCACCTTCGGTCTGGCGTTGATCCTTCAGGGCGTGTTCACCAATTATTTCAACGTCTCGGGGGTTTCCTATAACGGCAAACCTGAAATTCTGCGGGGCGTGGTGAACCTCAAGTTTATGATGTTCCCCACCTACCGGCTCTGGTCGATCGGTATCTCACTCACCGTCTGTTTCGCCACCTGGTTTATTATTGAACGCACTAAACTCGGTTCCTATCTGCGTGCCGGCACCGAAAATCCCAGCATGGTGCAGGCCTTCGGGGTCAACGTTCCGCTGATGATCACCCTGACCTACGGCTTCGGGGTGGGACTGGCGGCCTTTGCCGGAGTGGTCGCGGCGCCGATTTTCTCTGTCAGCCCGATCATGGGTGCGGAGATGATCATCACCGTCTTTGCGGTGGTCGTCATCGGCGGCATGGGTTCGATCATGGGTTCGATAATCACCGGGCTCTCCCTCGGCATGGTCGAAGGACTGACCAAGGTGATCTATCCTCCAGCCGCCAACACGGTGATTTTTTTCATGATGATACTGGTGCTGTTGATAAAACCGGCGGGCCTTTTTGGCAAGGAAGAATGAGGAAATACGCGTGAACCGTATACTCTGGATTGCATTGTTTCTGTTGGGGATGGTGGCGCCTTTTCTGGCCTATCCGGTGTTTGTCATGCAGCTGCTCTGTTTCGCCCTGTTTGCTTGCGCCTTCAATTTGCTGATCGGCTACACCGGCCT
Above is a genomic segment from Geopsychrobacter electrodiphilus DSM 16401 containing:
- a CDS encoding branched-chain amino acid ABC transporter permease, with product MHLSYQMVLAQLMLGLNNGAFYAILSLGLAVIFGLLNIINFAHGALYMLGAFVALLGYNELGPLLGMPGFHMNYWTALIVSPLVVGLLGVLIEKTMLKRLYKVDHLYGLLLTFGLALILQGVFTNYFNVSGVSYNGKPEILRGVVNLKFMMFPTYRLWSIGISLTVCFATWFIIERTKLGSYLRAGTENPSMVQAFGVNVPLMITLTYGFGVGLAAFAGVVAAPIFSVSPIMGAEMIITVFAVVVIGGMGSIMGSIITGLSLGMVEGLTKVIYPPAANTVIFFMMILVLLIKPAGLFGKEE
- a CDS encoding ABC transporter substrate-binding protein yields the protein MKKSFMQFITGFAVFGLAMTASAAGISSNVVKIGVLTDMSGVYSAIGGEGSVTAAKMAIEDFGGKVLGKPIQLISADHQNKADIASTKAREWADTDHVDMITGLLNSGCALAVQKIGTEKKVISMATGAGSTALTNKDCSPYGIHYVYDTYSLPKVAGGAIVDTGGKTWYFITADYAFGHSLEENTSAFVKAHGGQVLGQVRHPLSTADFSSYLLQAQASGAKVIGLANAGGDFINAVKQAREFGIVKGGQTIAGMLVFLSDVKSLGLDVAQGMNFATSFYWDRDEPSRAWSKRYFAKTGAMPTMDQAGVYSATTNYLKAIQAAGTDNADAVMKQLRSMKIDDFFSINGHLRADGTMVHDMFLVEVKKPSESKGPWDLLKVIKQVPGDEAFMPMSEGSCPLVK